A stretch of the Mesorhizobium sp. Pch-S genome encodes the following:
- a CDS encoding glycosyltransferase family 4 protein, protein MSLTADKLTFDPGAPLAVQVVRQYLPNRGGLEEVVANLADQLLKQGYRVRVVTLDRRFTALHETLPPRQIINGVEVVRIPFSGSPRYPLAAQVFRHIGDADIVHVHAIDFFFDALAWTRLLHGKPMIATTHGGFFHTEKYAGLKTVWFNTATRLSALAYRRLIGCSAQDTRTFQAIAGNRVIQIDNGVDTRKFADAGSRRAMRRIVTLGRFSINKRLDNLLDAIRALVSRSEDWHLDIVGVPGDQSVADVESMVAARNLGRHVTMHIGLSNEEIRGILGNCSLFASASDYEGFGLVAVEALSAGLMPLLNTNTAYSDLASQHAEICISDFADSDATAVRVEAAFDTLARDTAAYRTAAMQAAGGYSWDRVSERYLAVYREVLGARAPVASMAVAPEAG, encoded by the coding sequence ATGTCTTTGACAGCCGACAAGCTCACTTTTGACCCTGGCGCGCCGCTCGCTGTGCAGGTGGTGCGACAATATCTGCCCAACAGGGGCGGGCTCGAGGAAGTCGTCGCCAATCTCGCCGACCAGTTGCTGAAACAGGGCTACAGGGTTCGCGTCGTGACGCTCGACCGGCGGTTTACCGCACTTCACGAGACCTTGCCGCCCAGGCAAATCATCAACGGAGTCGAGGTGGTGCGGATTCCGTTCTCCGGCAGCCCGCGTTACCCGCTGGCCGCCCAGGTTTTCCGGCATATCGGCGACGCCGATATCGTTCACGTGCACGCTATCGATTTCTTCTTCGACGCACTGGCCTGGACACGTCTCCTTCACGGCAAGCCGATGATTGCCACCACCCATGGCGGCTTCTTCCACACCGAAAAATACGCTGGCTTGAAAACCGTGTGGTTCAACACCGCGACGCGGCTCTCCGCGCTTGCCTATCGCCGCTTGATCGGCTGCAGCGCCCAGGATACGCGAACGTTCCAGGCCATTGCCGGCAATCGTGTCATTCAGATCGACAACGGTGTCGACACACGAAAATTCGCCGATGCGGGTTCACGTCGGGCGATGCGCCGTATCGTCACGCTTGGCCGGTTTTCGATCAACAAACGGCTGGACAATCTGCTCGATGCCATTCGGGCGCTGGTTTCAAGATCCGAAGATTGGCATCTCGATATCGTCGGCGTGCCAGGCGATCAGAGCGTGGCTGACGTCGAAAGCATGGTCGCCGCACGCAACCTTGGCCGCCATGTCACCATGCATATCGGCCTTTCCAACGAAGAAATCCGCGGCATACTCGGCAACTGCTCGCTCTTCGCTTCGGCTTCGGACTATGAGGGCTTCGGCCTTGTTGCCGTCGAGGCTCTGAGCGCCGGACTGATGCCGTTGCTCAACACCAACACCGCCTATAGCGATCTGGCTTCGCAGCATGCCGAAATCTGCATAAGCGATTTCGCGGACAGCGATGCCACCGCCGTAAGGGTGGAAGCTGCATTCGACACACTCGCAAGGGACACGGCGGCCTACCGCACCGCTGCCATGCAAGCAGCTGGCGGCTACTCCTGGGACCGCGTTTCCGAACGCTACCTCGCCGTCTATCGCGAGGTCCTGGGGGCACGCGCACCAGTTGCGTCCATGGCGGTCGCACCGGAAGCAGGATAA
- a CDS encoding UDP-phosphate alpha N-acetylglucosaminyltransferase, whose protein sequence is MTAVSAAAQGFNRSRSITAGSVDDTIPGLIRFLAIAALIAALVFNFFLCFVNTKLMGIADGYVILSEMVIVGTAFVVALTRRAPIYLLLAAFISYMLFIFALRGGELNLKSVRDILIPIAFYFAGMRLRDPKLGDNLVLVSGVIVVAAGLFEYLAVDTYVSYFNIVGYYIARGTITADQLFGVKEGLFVSGMRPEPRTILPFLGQHRVSSVFLEPVSMGNFAVMIYAWALYRGRAFKGFWLALIMALVVIALADARFGLYTCVLITVFYPFYNLLPRLAWAVLPFLLLAVLAAYGIASGTDGGANDLVGRFMVTAHILTQLSPAVVLGSEQTSQFTADSGLAYSLTAFGIFGFVVLWAILVFAPAAEARAWRFHCMVMVYLLLLMQISDSLYSIKTAALLWFLLGTSNACKSFFADETSARPTVKRQPMAAR, encoded by the coding sequence GTGACTGCAGTTTCCGCCGCCGCCCAAGGCTTCAACCGCTCCCGGTCGATCACAGCAGGATCGGTCGATGACACGATACCCGGGCTGATAAGGTTCCTGGCAATCGCTGCGCTTATCGCGGCGCTGGTGTTCAACTTCTTCCTCTGTTTTGTGAACACCAAGCTGATGGGCATTGCCGACGGCTATGTGATCCTGTCGGAGATGGTTATTGTCGGTACCGCCTTTGTCGTCGCATTGACCCGGCGCGCCCCAATCTACCTGCTGCTGGCAGCCTTCATCAGCTACATGCTGTTCATCTTCGCCCTGCGGGGCGGTGAACTCAATCTGAAATCCGTGCGCGACATCCTGATCCCGATCGCCTTCTATTTCGCCGGCATGCGCCTGCGCGATCCGAAACTGGGCGACAACCTTGTGCTGGTCTCGGGGGTTATCGTGGTCGCTGCCGGCCTTTTCGAATATCTCGCTGTCGATACCTACGTCTCCTACTTCAACATCGTCGGCTACTACATTGCCCGCGGTACGATAACGGCCGACCAGCTTTTCGGTGTGAAGGAAGGTCTGTTCGTCTCCGGCATGCGACCTGAGCCGCGTACCATCCTGCCTTTCCTCGGCCAGCATCGCGTTTCGTCGGTGTTCCTCGAGCCGGTGTCGATGGGCAACTTCGCGGTCATGATCTATGCCTGGGCACTCTATCGTGGCCGTGCCTTCAAGGGTTTCTGGCTGGCGTTGATCATGGCGCTCGTGGTGATCGCGCTGGCCGATGCCCGTTTCGGTCTCTACACCTGCGTGCTGATTACCGTGTTCTATCCATTCTACAATCTCCTGCCGCGGCTTGCCTGGGCTGTCCTCCCCTTCCTGCTGTTGGCGGTTCTGGCGGCCTATGGCATCGCAAGCGGCACCGACGGTGGTGCAAACGATCTGGTGGGCCGCTTCATGGTGACAGCCCATATCCTGACGCAGTTGTCGCCGGCGGTGGTGCTCGGCTCGGAACAGACCTCGCAGTTCACGGCGGATTCCGGTCTGGCCTACTCACTCACTGCCTTCGGAATCTTCGGCTTCGTGGTGCTTTGGGCAATCCTGGTGTTTGCACCGGCGGCCGAAGCGCGTGCCTGGCGATTCCATTGCATGGTGATGGTCTATCTGCTGCTGCTGATGCAGATCAGTGACTCGCTCTACTCGATCAAAACCGCGGCGCTGCTGTGGTTCCTGCTCGGAACGTCGAATGCCTGCAAGTCGTTCTTCGCGGACGAAACCTCGGCCAGGCCGACTGTGAAGCGACAACCAATGGCCGCGCGATAG
- a CDS encoding glycoside hydrolase family 5 protein, which yields MARSCSRSWKTVATLVASTILASNAASAGCLRGINLAGAEFGDADGVYGKDYIYPSDATISYFAGKGFNAVRLPFRWEHLQPHLGKAFDKAEHTRLTDAIARLKGAGLTVILDVHNYARYRGQLIGSEAVPNAAFADLWKRLASEYRNDPAVQFGLMNEPYDVAATQWLSAANAAISAIRQARADNLILVPGTNWTGAHSWLSDDPERANGAVMLGIEDTANNYAYEVHQYLDSDFSGTNETCSRAADALTALKDVTGWLQKNGKRGFLGEFGGAANKACMDGITAMADFVGKNPDTWTGWTYWAGGDWWPESEDLNIQPTKAGDRPQLRALEAAGVIPAAKGSCPALEKKR from the coding sequence ATGGCTCGCTCCTGCTCCCGCTCCTGGAAAACCGTGGCCACCCTGGTTGCATCCACGATCCTGGCATCGAATGCGGCCTCGGCCGGCTGCCTCAGAGGCATCAACCTGGCCGGCGCCGAATTCGGGGATGCCGATGGCGTCTACGGCAAGGACTACATCTACCCGAGCGACGCCACGATCAGCTATTTCGCCGGCAAGGGCTTCAACGCCGTGCGCCTGCCCTTCCGATGGGAACATCTGCAGCCACACCTCGGCAAAGCCTTCGACAAGGCCGAACACACACGTCTCACCGATGCGATCGCGAGGCTCAAGGGCGCCGGCCTGACCGTCATTCTCGACGTCCACAACTACGCCCGCTATCGCGGCCAGCTGATCGGCTCGGAAGCCGTGCCCAATGCCGCCTTCGCGGATTTGTGGAAGCGCCTTGCCAGCGAATACCGCAACGATCCGGCCGTGCAGTTCGGCCTGATGAACGAGCCATATGATGTCGCTGCCACGCAATGGCTTTCGGCTGCCAACGCCGCCATTTCCGCCATACGCCAGGCCCGTGCCGACAACCTGATCCTGGTGCCGGGCACCAATTGGACCGGCGCGCACAGCTGGCTGAGTGATGACCCGGAGCGGGCCAATGGCGCGGTCATGCTGGGTATCGAAGATACCGCAAACAACTACGCCTACGAAGTCCACCAGTATCTCGACAGCGACTTCTCCGGTACGAACGAAACGTGCTCGCGGGCAGCTGATGCTTTGACGGCGCTCAAGGATGTCACCGGATGGCTGCAGAAGAACGGCAAGCGCGGTTTCCTCGGCGAGTTTGGCGGCGCCGCCAACAAGGCCTGCATGGACGGCATCACTGCCATGGCCGATTTCGTTGGCAAGAATCCGGACACATGGACAGGCTGGACCTACTGGGCGGGTGGCGACTGGTGGCCGGAAAGCGAGGACCTCAACATCCAGCCGACCAAGGCAGGCGATCGTCCGCAGCTGCGGGCCCTGGAGGCGGCAGGAGTGATCCCGGCTGCGAAGGGTTCTTGCCCGGCGCTTGAAAAGAAACGCTGA